Proteins co-encoded in one Pseudomonas beijingensis genomic window:
- a CDS encoding TyeA family type III secretion system gatekeeper subunit — protein MKVEAPTNARIAVNLAQAASAVVGMGKPVESFQAVQSNSMEEVGMTFSHHVERNTKALSQRRIRNARSEVGQVRVETREQLEEWYDQLGHPGKQSLGAMAAQAGLLLRGEPVLEEVVQSTGGDPARTDLILQQTLRDAEVQGRLVEAQRARDYLQLLRERYGAQIQAGMNIAEALRAAGGDPELRQAVRRLYYDTVVLKQSLPTMMQALLGLFGEAAFVPGLDMMRRALADDIAAHTPSRPTALLRTLLIGLAASTQLGSVLHSCRRLLEQLAYSCPASQLTAVLLLQRMLGFVSSGLSAAEVRRIGRELGGDQERDQLVSLNGLYPLLKRLPLPLWRDGKSRQTALKNLLVLLDERSRGEPRSQTAVPVIGARS, from the coding sequence ATGAAAGTAGAAGCCCCGACCAATGCGCGTATTGCCGTCAACCTTGCCCAGGCCGCTTCGGCCGTCGTGGGCATGGGCAAGCCTGTCGAATCGTTCCAGGCCGTGCAGTCCAATTCGATGGAGGAGGTCGGCATGACCTTCAGCCATCACGTGGAGCGCAATACCAAGGCACTGAGCCAGCGGCGCATCCGCAATGCCCGCAGCGAGGTGGGCCAGGTGCGGGTCGAGACGCGCGAGCAGTTGGAGGAGTGGTACGACCAACTCGGCCATCCAGGCAAGCAGAGCCTGGGCGCGATGGCCGCCCAGGCGGGTCTGTTGTTGCGTGGCGAGCCGGTGCTTGAGGAGGTGGTGCAGTCCACCGGTGGAGACCCGGCCCGTACCGACCTGATCCTGCAACAAACATTGCGCGATGCCGAGGTGCAAGGGCGTCTTGTCGAAGCCCAGCGTGCTCGCGACTACCTGCAGTTATTGCGCGAGCGTTATGGCGCGCAGATCCAGGCGGGCATGAACATCGCCGAGGCATTGCGCGCTGCGGGCGGCGATCCCGAACTGCGCCAGGCGGTACGGCGGCTCTACTACGACACCGTGGTGCTCAAGCAGTCATTGCCCACCATGATGCAGGCATTGCTTGGCCTGTTCGGCGAGGCGGCGTTCGTGCCGGGGCTGGATATGATGCGCCGGGCACTGGCTGACGACATCGCCGCACACACGCCTTCACGCCCTACCGCCCTGTTGCGCACGTTGTTGATCGGCCTGGCGGCCTCGACGCAACTGGGCAGTGTCCTGCATAGCTGCCGCCGTTTGCTGGAGCAGTTGGCCTACAGTTGCCCGGCCAGCCAGCTCACCGCCGTGTTGCTGCTCCAGCGCATGCTGGGGTTTGTCAGCAGTGGCCTGTCGGCGGCGGAAGTACGGCGCATCGGCCGTGAACTGGGGGGCGACCAGGAGCGGGACCAACTGGTCTCCCTGAACGGCCTGTATCCCTTGCTCAAGCGTTTGCCGCTACCCCTCTGGCGTGATGGCAAAAGCCGACAGACCGCATTGAAGAATCTGTTGGTGCTGCTCGATGAGCGTTCCCGTGGCGAGCCCCGAAGCCAGACCGCTGTTCCGGTGATTGGAGCGCGCTCATGA
- a CDS encoding RNA polymerase sigma factor, with protein MTSLNLMAPPQTSPAPTGAPGICFGEERKLRLFVQKRVLNQDDADDIIQLTYLEAWRNQQKFKGLAKQDTWLCGIALNLIRNHFRRFYAQPPLSTFDESEFNESSDDIDLSELCDNRRLLDRTLIAMDALPKDMRDTLWTAVDTESSYRDAAERLGVPIGTVRSRLFRAREQLKRSVYGEARP; from the coding sequence ATGACCAGCCTGAATCTCATGGCCCCCCCGCAAACCTCCCCGGCACCCACGGGTGCGCCAGGCATCTGCTTCGGCGAGGAACGCAAACTGCGTCTGTTTGTGCAAAAACGCGTACTCAACCAAGACGACGCCGACGACATCATCCAGCTCACGTACCTGGAAGCCTGGCGTAACCAGCAGAAGTTCAAAGGGCTGGCAAAGCAGGACACTTGGTTGTGCGGTATCGCCCTGAACCTGATCCGCAACCATTTCCGCCGCTTCTACGCACAGCCGCCGCTGAGCACTTTCGATGAAAGCGAGTTCAACGAGTCCAGTGACGACATTGACTTGAGTGAACTGTGCGATAACCGTCGATTGCTGGACCGCACGCTGATCGCCATGGACGCACTGCCCAAGGACATGCGCGATACCCTGTGGACCGCCGTGGACACTGAAAGCAGTTATCGCGATGCTGCCGAACGGCTGGGCGTACCCATTGGCACCGTGCGCTCAAGGTTGTTTCGCGCGCGTGAACAACTCAAGCGAAGCGTCTACGGAGAAGCCCGACCATGA
- a CDS encoding GNAT family N-acetyltransferase: protein MTQNRLNSRPDLPRGVRRYTPDDLPVMTDIFNESALGGTSSPVLRAFSLKEMTFFVDCFVKEGDPIYVLERAGEVVAWLIVNRFCWGAQACRLTGEVSIYVRNDHIGSGVGIRLGQAAVVLAKRYGFETLVAWIIEHNEASKRGVQGLGATQWGRFPGIARFADTRADVVLYGLHLTPSDTAPTPLSAPAQTEEASLA, encoded by the coding sequence ATGACCCAGAATCGTTTGAACAGCCGGCCCGACCTGCCACGCGGCGTGCGTCGCTACACCCCCGACGACTTGCCGGTGATGACAGATATCTTCAACGAAAGCGCTCTGGGGGGGACCAGCTCCCCCGTACTCAGAGCGTTTTCCCTGAAGGAAATGACGTTCTTCGTCGACTGTTTCGTCAAGGAGGGCGATCCGATCTACGTGCTTGAACGCGCTGGCGAAGTCGTCGCCTGGTTGATCGTCAACCGCTTCTGCTGGGGCGCCCAGGCCTGTCGATTGACCGGCGAAGTGTCGATCTACGTGCGCAACGACCACATCGGCAGCGGCGTCGGCATTCGCCTTGGCCAAGCCGCGGTGGTGTTGGCCAAACGGTATGGTTTCGAGACGCTGGTGGCCTGGATCATCGAGCATAACGAGGCCAGCAAACGCGGCGTACAAGGACTTGGCGCAACGCAATGGGGACGCTTTCCAGGGATTGCCCGGTTCGCGGACACGCGTGCGGATGTCGTGCTCTATGGACTGCACCTGACGCCAAGCGACACGGCACCCACCCCCCTTTCAGCGCCGGCGCAAACCGAGGAGGCCAGCCTGGCGTGA
- a CDS encoding cytochrome P450 family protein: protein MAYERTLDFNSDAFRGEAYRHYAALRQTSPVFLSQAEGQLPMWYVTGAREVEEVLLDNERFARDPSRIDAQFAAMLGGEQSIAFLNEHMLNRDGDSHRRLRRLVNKAFTLKAVNALRPRIEQIAETLLEPVRSSGRMDVVSQYAFPLSITVIAELLGVPAQDRDDFRRWSHMIVQQVGHDLSELQRCYNEFAGYMLALIDQRRAQPGDDLVSALVQVEEEGSMLSQSELCSMIALLIIAGHETSASMIGNAVHMLVQHPKALARLRDEPKLMPGAVEELLRYDSSVERAMVRFVTRDTELAGQRLLRGQLLIAVVGSANRDEALCANPDTLDITRPACPHMSFGKGTHYCLGASLARQELEIALNTLLRCCPGLRLTVDPSAVRWRYVPNFRGPEALPVCWSVD, encoded by the coding sequence ATGGCTTACGAGCGTACCCTTGATTTCAATAGCGACGCGTTTCGCGGCGAGGCCTATCGGCATTATGCGGCGCTGCGCCAGACGTCTCCGGTGTTCCTCAGCCAGGCCGAAGGACAGTTGCCGATGTGGTACGTCACCGGTGCCCGGGAAGTCGAGGAGGTGCTGCTGGACAACGAGCGCTTCGCCCGTGACCCGTCGCGGATCGATGCGCAGTTCGCCGCGATGCTCGGTGGCGAGCAATCGATCGCGTTCCTTAACGAACACATGCTCAACCGTGATGGCGACAGTCATCGCCGCTTGCGTCGCCTGGTCAACAAGGCCTTCACGTTGAAGGCGGTGAACGCTCTGCGGCCGCGTATCGAGCAGATCGCCGAGACGTTGCTGGAGCCCGTGCGGTCGAGCGGGCGAATGGACGTGGTGAGCCAATATGCATTCCCGTTATCGATCACCGTCATCGCCGAATTGCTTGGCGTCCCTGCGCAAGACCGTGACGATTTCCGCCGCTGGTCCCACATGATCGTCCAGCAGGTGGGGCACGACCTGAGCGAGTTGCAGCGTTGCTACAACGAATTCGCCGGCTACATGCTTGCATTGATAGACCAGCGTCGGGCGCAGCCGGGCGACGACCTGGTGTCGGCATTGGTGCAGGTCGAGGAAGAGGGCAGCATGCTCAGCCAAAGTGAGCTGTGCAGCATGATTGCGCTGCTGATCATCGCCGGGCACGAAACGTCGGCGTCGATGATCGGCAATGCTGTGCACATGCTCGTGCAGCACCCGAAGGCGCTGGCGCGATTGCGCGATGAGCCGAAGTTGATGCCCGGCGCGGTCGAAGAGCTTCTGCGTTATGACTCGTCGGTGGAGCGGGCCATGGTCCGCTTCGTCACCCGGGACACCGAGCTGGCCGGGCAGCGTTTGCTGCGCGGGCAACTGCTGATTGCGGTGGTGGGTTCGGCCAATCGTGACGAAGCGCTGTGTGCCAATCCTGACACGCTCGACATCACTCGCCCGGCCTGCCCACACATGTCTTTCGGCAAGGGCACTCACTACTGCCTGGGCGCCTCGCTGGCCCGGCAGGAGTTGGAAATTGCATTGAATACGCTTCTTCGGTGTTGCCCTGGGCTGCGATTGACGGTCGATCCCAGCGCCGTACGCTGGCGTTACGTCCCCAACTTCCGGGGGCCGGAGGCGTTGCCGGTGTGCTGGTCGGTGGACTGA
- a CDS encoding transglycosylase SLT domain-containing protein, translated as MSRSLAPSPALRFVPKGLSMLAMGTLLYGCQHLEPQLTIGDPSANEPYRSQLRWLEPAPTDTIIQISELAPQSGGSLWARMRQGFSLQAKTQGVARVDEQRRWLMARPAFLTQTGRAGSRYLHFIVGELNKRNMPLELALLPAIESGFNPNAQSPAQAMGLWQFIPATGRRYQLQQRGDYDERRDIPSSTRAALDYLSYLHDYFDGDWLLALAAYNAGEGRVRDAITRNRARGLATNYWNLSLPGETQNYVPRLLALSQLVNAPADYGVSLAPIVDQPYFQMVALAQPVDLAHLALLSGVHERELRMLNPAARGRARGRLLMPLEASRRLQAQPDMIAKAALPRVPGSEEPMVGAPDTGAAEPQVAEVAAPPGV; from the coding sequence ATGTCCCGATCACTTGCACCTTCGCCGGCTCTTCGCTTCGTCCCCAAAGGGTTGTCCATGCTGGCCATGGGGACCTTGCTGTATGGCTGCCAGCACCTCGAACCGCAGTTGACCATTGGCGATCCTTCCGCCAACGAGCCTTATCGTTCGCAACTGCGCTGGCTGGAGCCGGCGCCTACGGACACCATCATCCAGATCAGTGAGTTGGCCCCGCAAAGCGGCGGTAGCCTGTGGGCGCGCATGCGCCAGGGATTTTCCTTGCAGGCCAAGACCCAGGGTGTGGCGCGCGTCGATGAGCAGCGCCGCTGGCTGATGGCGCGTCCGGCGTTTCTCACCCAGACCGGGCGTGCCGGCAGCCGTTACTTGCACTTCATCGTGGGGGAACTGAACAAGCGCAACATGCCGCTGGAACTGGCACTGTTGCCGGCCATCGAGAGCGGGTTCAATCCGAACGCCCAATCGCCCGCCCAGGCCATGGGCCTGTGGCAATTCATCCCCGCCACGGGACGCCGTTACCAGTTGCAGCAGCGAGGCGACTATGACGAGCGCCGGGACATTCCATCGTCGACGCGGGCCGCCCTGGATTATTTGTCCTATCTGCACGATTACTTCGACGGCGACTGGCTGCTGGCGCTGGCCGCCTATAACGCCGGGGAAGGGCGGGTACGCGACGCAATCACGCGCAATCGCGCCCGCGGCCTGGCGACCAATTATTGGAACCTGTCGTTGCCCGGTGAGACCCAGAACTATGTGCCGCGGCTGCTGGCGCTGTCGCAACTGGTGAATGCGCCCGCGGACTATGGCGTGAGCCTGGCGCCCATCGTCGACCAGCCATATTTCCAGATGGTCGCCTTGGCGCAGCCCGTGGACCTGGCGCACCTGGCGCTGTTGTCCGGTGTTCATGAGCGAGAGTTGCGCATGCTCAACCCCGCCGCGCGTGGCCGGGCCCGGGGGCGCTTGCTGATGCCCTTGGAAGCGTCGCGCCGGTTGCAGGCCCAACCGGACATGATCGCCAAGGCGGCGCTGCCCCGCGTGCCTGGTAGCGAAGAGCCCATGGTTGGCGCTCCCGATACCGGCGCGGCCGAGCCGCAGGTGGCAGAGGTGGCCGCGCCACCAGGAGTTTGA
- a CDS encoding CesT family type III secretion system chaperone, whose translation MASPTYCKLIDQLCALTMIPTPSAFYEQANLSVKDVDFSLKHTPGAGEGDVFIYCGFGPLPVANREAVLQRLLETNLYLLSGAFCPSLSYNRDSEQVILIGHVPLETLTAERLLGLMGGAADMALIWRDGYFFDGPDTGRDAKPAQAPNPIKRHSGLNSALSL comes from the coding sequence ATGGCGTCACCCACCTATTGCAAGCTGATCGATCAGCTCTGCGCACTCACGATGATTCCCACCCCGTCAGCGTTCTACGAACAGGCGAACCTGTCGGTCAAGGATGTGGACTTTTCCCTGAAGCACACCCCAGGCGCGGGCGAAGGAGACGTGTTCATCTACTGCGGCTTCGGGCCGTTGCCCGTGGCGAATCGCGAAGCGGTCCTGCAACGGCTGCTGGAAACCAACCTGTACCTGCTGAGCGGGGCGTTCTGCCCTTCCCTGTCTTACAACCGCGACAGCGAACAGGTGATCCTGATCGGCCACGTCCCCCTGGAAACCCTCACGGCCGAACGCCTGCTCGGGCTGATGGGCGGGGCTGCCGACATGGCGCTGATTTGGCGCGATGGCTACTTCTTCGACGGCCCCGACACGGGTCGCGACGCCAAGCCTGCCCAGGCGCCAAACCCCATCAAGCGTCATTCAGGACTCAACAGCGCCTTGTCGCTCTAG
- a CDS encoding type III effector has translation MADLSVSQNQGLAALRQQQDDEIRPVGGNLAEQVRPSTTPLVPYHFTGSSTDSTQQAFASKKTRLEGMIGRLGKKDPEADPIGFARAHMTLEGKALSYAPGTSYQDMHQHLAELGGKTHPMLSGRKETEDFTTALDKYLNSSEEARDASGGFKAVWDAHCERVGNTLGAYHSLCQEVIDNSQGHEDLAHLERSHAAFRGYAKGVVKAMTEEMPTRLSTFLDSRIAHAQEAASNEALPKAEQDSARDQLIQLQEVRTELGELLKKDEAKPATPSKLDKATKANDGLDTALKNIARQDHVAELKTQTGFVTGLAVFVDAGIPQGVASAGHFGASTAAIDEAMADTAYGKHVAATSAVLGTAHKVISDGIRPFVQVVVDKTIGKGLAKVDPLAVYPKPLQEITVNGRRVANPQFATLDASQAQKRDEFKLKQNANNFGTMSGDFTGYLAFGAAHAVRDTLDQFSSVNASGIAARSLASAVGGTFMAGGQAVAKYAQTHGDEQIPTYRVTKENRNWGELLPKAFSEAKDKLNPISMTNLSDLSNRFVSVGEGIALRTAVGGASEAGDDAPVQKKLEQVVATFYNSGLTLFPFFANSVAAPLENKAMNEDKEDNLAQRANVPLQNVLHPNRDTLPHTQPEGLRRNLENTYHVARGFTQIVPQTAIAGLNLGANKVQNLTTRSKNALPDNNLELAERGEARPQGGPSNEPTPTTRPS, from the coding sequence ATGGCAGATTTATCCGTAAGCCAGAACCAAGGCCTCGCGGCATTGCGCCAACAGCAGGACGATGAAATCAGACCGGTGGGAGGCAACCTTGCCGAGCAGGTTCGTCCCTCCACGACCCCTTTGGTGCCCTACCATTTCACCGGCAGTTCCACCGATTCGACGCAGCAGGCCTTCGCCAGCAAAAAGACCCGCCTGGAGGGGATGATCGGCAGGCTGGGCAAAAAGGACCCTGAAGCAGATCCCATCGGCTTTGCCCGGGCACATATGACCCTGGAAGGCAAGGCACTGAGCTACGCGCCTGGAACGAGTTATCAGGACATGCACCAGCATCTGGCCGAGCTGGGCGGCAAGACGCACCCGATGCTGTCGGGCCGCAAGGAAACCGAAGACTTCACCACCGCCCTCGACAAATACCTGAACAGCAGCGAAGAAGCACGGGACGCCAGCGGCGGTTTCAAAGCCGTCTGGGATGCCCATTGCGAGCGCGTGGGCAACACCCTCGGGGCTTATCATTCGTTATGCCAGGAAGTCATCGACAACTCCCAGGGGCATGAGGACCTTGCGCACCTGGAGCGCAGCCATGCCGCCTTCCGGGGCTACGCCAAGGGTGTGGTGAAGGCCATGACCGAGGAAATGCCCACACGCCTGAGCACGTTCCTGGACAGCCGTATCGCCCACGCGCAAGAGGCCGCCAGCAACGAGGCCCTGCCCAAGGCCGAGCAGGACAGCGCGCGGGATCAATTGATCCAACTGCAGGAAGTGCGCACGGAGCTCGGTGAGTTGCTGAAAAAGGATGAGGCCAAGCCAGCCACCCCGAGCAAGCTCGATAAGGCGACGAAGGCAAACGATGGGCTGGACACCGCCTTGAAGAACATCGCGCGCCAGGACCATGTCGCCGAACTCAAGACCCAGACCGGCTTCGTCACTGGCCTGGCGGTCTTCGTCGACGCGGGAATTCCCCAGGGCGTTGCGTCCGCCGGCCACTTCGGCGCAAGCACCGCGGCGATCGATGAAGCGATGGCGGATACGGCCTATGGCAAACATGTCGCCGCGACCTCAGCCGTCCTTGGTACGGCGCACAAGGTGATCAGCGACGGCATTCGCCCGTTTGTCCAGGTGGTGGTCGACAAGACCATCGGCAAGGGCCTGGCCAAAGTCGACCCGTTGGCGGTGTACCCCAAGCCCTTGCAGGAGATCACCGTGAACGGGCGTCGGGTCGCCAACCCGCAATTCGCGACACTCGACGCTTCCCAGGCGCAAAAGCGCGACGAGTTCAAACTGAAACAGAACGCCAACAACTTTGGCACCATGAGCGGTGACTTCACCGGCTACCTTGCCTTCGGGGCCGCTCACGCGGTGCGCGACACGTTGGATCAGTTCAGCTCGGTAAACGCCTCGGGTATCGCCGCCCGCAGCCTCGCTTCGGCGGTGGGCGGCACCTTCATGGCGGGCGGCCAGGCCGTGGCGAAATATGCGCAGACCCATGGTGACGAGCAGATTCCCACCTATCGGGTCACAAAAGAAAACCGGAACTGGGGCGAACTGTTGCCCAAGGCCTTTTCCGAGGCGAAGGACAAACTCAACCCTATCAGCATGACCAACCTCAGCGACCTCTCCAACCGGTTCGTCAGCGTCGGCGAAGGGATCGCCCTGCGAACCGCAGTGGGCGGCGCGTCCGAGGCGGGCGACGACGCCCCGGTGCAGAAAAAACTCGAGCAGGTGGTCGCGACGTTCTACAACTCCGGCCTGACCCTGTTCCCGTTCTTTGCCAACAGCGTGGCAGCCCCGTTGGAAAACAAGGCGATGAATGAAGACAAGGAGGACAACCTCGCCCAGCGTGCAAACGTGCCATTGCAGAACGTCCTGCATCCCAACCGCGACACCCTCCCTCATACCCAGCCGGAAGGCTTGCGGCGCAATCTGGAGAACACCTACCACGTGGCTCGCGGCTTTACCCAGATCGTTCCCCAAACCGCTATCGCGGGTCTCAACCTGGGCGCCAACAAGGTCCAAAACCTCACCACGCGATCCAAGAACGCGCTCCCGGACAACAATCTGGAGCTGGCGGAACGCGGCGAAGCACGGCCCCAGGGCGGGCCGTCCAACGAACCAACACCCACCACCCGGCCAAGCTGA
- a CDS encoding penicillin acylase family protein, which translates to MKRTLIAFLSLIVTAIIVAGGYLYSKQPTRQGTMQLQGLQGSVTVRYDERGVPHIRAENETDLYRALGYVHAQDRLFQMELMRRLARGELAEVLGPKLLDTDKLMRSLRISERAAAYVTEQDPQSPAWIAMQAYLNGINAYQDSHTRPVEFDVLGIPKRPFTAEDTVSITGYMAYSFAAAFRTEPLLTYVRDQLGAEYLNIFDLDWQPQGVLDEGRKTGLPLAAADWKDLNALARLSEQALAENGLPQFEGSNAWAVAGSRTRSGKPLLAGDPHIRFSAPSVWYEAHLSAPGFELYGQYQALLPFATLGMNKDFGWSVTMFQNDDLDLIAEKVNPDNPEQVWYRDKWVDMARSEQQIAVKGQAPVTLVLRQSPHGPIVNDALGANAGKTPVAMWWGFLESRNPILDAFYQLNRADTLAKARGASANIHAPGLNVVWANAKGDIGWWAAAQLPKRPVGVKPGFILDGSSPEAEKEGFYPFSSNPQEENPARGYIISANFQPVPASGIEIPGYYNLADRGQQLNRQLSDKQAKWDLEATQKLQLGTTTAYGPRLLAPLLPVLREVVSDPQQRKWVEQLAQWPGDYPLDSISATLFNQFLFNLADAALHDELGDGFFETALSTRVIDAALPRLAASEDSPWWDDRTTLGTETRADTVKKAWDKSLAHLKATLGEDATQWRWGKAHTLTHGHPLGLQKPLDRIFNVGPFAAPGTHEVPNNLSAKIGPAPWPVTYGPSTRRIIDFADPSHSVTINPVGQSGVPFDKHYEDQAEAYIEGLYHQAHLAEEEVTANTHGTLKLLPARAP; encoded by the coding sequence ATGAAACGCACCCTCATCGCCTTCCTGTCATTGATCGTCACCGCGATCATCGTCGCGGGCGGCTACCTCTACAGCAAGCAGCCCACCCGCCAGGGCACGATGCAGTTGCAAGGGCTGCAGGGCTCGGTGACAGTGCGCTACGACGAACGCGGTGTGCCGCATATCCGCGCCGAAAACGAAACCGACCTGTACCGCGCCCTCGGTTATGTCCATGCCCAGGACCGGCTGTTTCAAATGGAGCTCATGCGCCGTCTGGCCCGGGGCGAGTTGGCCGAGGTACTGGGGCCAAAGCTGCTGGACACCGACAAGCTGATGCGCAGCCTGCGCATCAGCGAGCGCGCCGCGGCCTATGTGACCGAGCAAGATCCGCAATCCCCGGCCTGGATCGCCATGCAAGCGTACCTGAACGGGATCAATGCCTACCAGGACAGCCACACCCGGCCCGTGGAGTTCGATGTGCTGGGCATTCCCAAGCGTCCCTTCACTGCTGAAGACACCGTGAGCATCACCGGCTACATGGCCTACAGCTTTGCCGCCGCCTTTCGCACCGAACCCCTGTTGACCTATGTGCGCGATCAACTGGGTGCCGAGTACCTGAACATCTTCGACCTCGACTGGCAGCCCCAGGGCGTGCTGGACGAAGGTCGCAAGACTGGCCTGCCATTGGCCGCCGCCGACTGGAAAGACCTCAACGCCCTGGCCCGCCTGAGCGAGCAAGCCCTGGCCGAAAACGGTCTGCCGCAATTCGAGGGCAGCAACGCCTGGGCGGTTGCCGGCAGCCGTACCCGCAGCGGCAAGCCGTTGCTGGCGGGCGATCCGCACATCCGCTTTTCCGCGCCGTCGGTGTGGTACGAGGCGCATCTGTCGGCTCCGGGTTTCGAACTCTACGGGCAGTACCAGGCGCTGCTGCCCTTTGCGACGCTGGGCATGAACAAGGATTTCGGCTGGAGCGTCACCATGTTCCAGAACGACGACCTGGACCTGATCGCCGAGAAGGTCAACCCGGACAATCCCGAGCAGGTCTGGTACCGCGACAAATGGGTCGACATGGCTCGCAGCGAGCAGCAGATCGCGGTCAAGGGCCAGGCACCGGTGACGCTGGTGCTGCGCCAGTCGCCCCACGGTCCGATCGTCAACGATGCCCTCGGTGCGAACGCCGGCAAGACCCCGGTCGCCATGTGGTGGGGGTTCCTGGAAAGTCGCAACCCGATCCTCGACGCCTTTTACCAGCTCAACCGCGCCGATACCCTGGCCAAGGCGCGTGGCGCCTCGGCCAATATCCACGCCCCCGGGTTGAACGTGGTGTGGGCCAACGCCAAGGGCGATATCGGCTGGTGGGCCGCGGCGCAATTGCCCAAACGTCCAGTCGGCGTGAAGCCCGGGTTCATCCTCGATGGCAGTAGCCCGGAGGCGGAAAAGGAAGGCTTCTATCCGTTCAGTAGCAATCCCCAGGAAGAGAATCCGGCGCGGGGCTACATCATTTCGGCCAATTTCCAGCCGGTGCCGGCCAGCGGCATCGAGATTCCCGGTTACTACAACCTCGCCGACCGTGGCCAGCAACTCAACCGTCAGCTCAGCGACAAGCAGGCGAAGTGGGACCTGGAAGCTACCCAGAAACTGCAACTGGGCACCACCACCGCCTACGGCCCTCGCCTGCTCGCGCCTTTACTGCCGGTGCTGCGTGAAGTGGTCAGCGACCCACAGCAACGCAAATGGGTGGAGCAACTGGCCCAATGGCCGGGCGATTATCCCCTGGACTCCATCAGCGCCACGCTGTTCAACCAGTTCCTGTTCAACCTGGCCGACGCCGCCCTGCACGATGAACTGGGCGATGGGTTCTTCGAGACCGCTCTGTCGACCCGGGTGATCGACGCAGCCCTGCCACGCCTCGCGGCCTCCGAGGATTCACCATGGTGGGATGACCGCACGACCCTCGGCACGGAAACCCGTGCCGATACCGTGAAAAAGGCCTGGGACAAGAGCCTCGCCCACCTGAAGGCCACCCTCGGCGAAGACGCCACGCAATGGCGATGGGGCAAGGCCCACACCTTGACCCACGGCCACCCGCTGGGGCTGCAGAAACCACTGGACCGGATCTTCAACGTCGGCCCGTTCGCCGCGCCGGGCACCCATGAAGTGCCCAACAACCTCTCCGCCAAAATCGGCCCGGCGCCGTGGCCGGTGACCTATGGGCCTTCGACCCGGCGCATCATCGACTTCGCCGACCCGAGCCACAGCGTCACCATCAACCCCGTTGGCCAGAGCGGCGTACCGTTCGACAAGCATTACGAGGATCAGGCCGAGGCGTACATCGAGGGGCTGTATCACCAGGCGCACCTGGCCGAGGAGGAAGTGACGGCCAATACCCATGGCACCTTGAAGCTGTTGCCGGCCAGGGCGCCCTGA
- a CDS encoding carboxymuconolactone decarboxylase family protein — MFNNWSELLPTIKSAFGALGKSNPKMVKAYMALDEAAAENNVLDAKTRELISIAVAITTRCDGCIGVHTDAAIKAGATREEIAATLATAVSLNAGAAYIYSLRALEAHDALKK, encoded by the coding sequence ATGTTCAATAACTGGTCCGAGCTGCTGCCCACCATCAAGAGCGCCTTTGGCGCCCTGGGCAAAAGCAATCCGAAGATGGTCAAGGCCTACATGGCCCTGGACGAAGCCGCGGCTGAGAACAATGTGCTCGATGCCAAGACCCGCGAACTGATCTCCATCGCCGTCGCCATCACCACCCGCTGTGACGGCTGCATCGGCGTACACACCGACGCCGCCATCAAGGCCGGCGCCACCCGCGAAGAAATCGCCGCCACCCTGGCCACCGCCGTGTCACTGAATGCCGGCGCGGCGTACATCTACTCCCTGCGAGCCCTGGAGGCCCATGACGCGTTGAAGAAGTGA